The following are from one region of the Sandaracinus amylolyticus genome:
- a CDS encoding DUF58 domain-containing protein yields the protein MNARLARFARRARDVFPLTRLGVVVVALVSLALWIGVRQVDLVLLGASAIVGVALALGILTVVIARWRVAIALRRIDAGNALSIECGFPARTGFRLPRLRWLPGARVTWRWIAPHADLRMLEAGAWIDEEVTPRARRWSDSLTRRIEVGDAFGLCAIAMEHVETRPVHILPSVGGLKQMHVVHTLSGGSDITHPAGSPDGERLDLRQYAPGDPIRFVLWSVFARTRELVIRTPEKALSAARRTLAYLVTGPADEPAAGAARVAVDVGALGGDWAFGADGVDAPATTRDAALEALAKSASAPHERAGSGLGAFLRKASKDGAGRAVVFVPGRPGPWLAGVVHAAKELPLDVAGRAPIEFVVCTDGVDRAKPRSGLAKLALQDREEREIAVAQSELQQVVAELGKLRAKIVIVDRRGGHVHPAAGA from the coding sequence ATGAATGCGCGCCTCGCACGATTCGCTCGCCGCGCGCGCGACGTGTTCCCGCTCACGCGGCTTGGCGTCGTCGTGGTCGCGCTGGTGTCGCTCGCGCTCTGGATCGGCGTGCGCCAGGTCGACCTCGTGCTCCTCGGCGCGAGCGCGATCGTCGGCGTCGCGCTGGCGCTCGGAATCCTGACCGTGGTCATCGCGCGATGGCGCGTCGCGATCGCGCTGCGCCGCATCGATGCGGGCAACGCGCTCTCGATCGAGTGCGGCTTCCCGGCGCGCACCGGCTTTCGGCTCCCGCGCCTGCGCTGGCTCCCCGGCGCGCGCGTGACGTGGCGCTGGATCGCGCCGCACGCCGACTTGCGGATGCTCGAAGCGGGCGCGTGGATCGACGAAGAGGTCACGCCGCGTGCGCGCCGGTGGAGCGACTCGCTCACTCGACGCATCGAGGTCGGCGACGCGTTCGGCCTCTGCGCGATCGCGATGGAGCACGTCGAGACGCGCCCGGTGCACATCCTGCCGTCGGTCGGCGGGCTCAAGCAGATGCACGTCGTGCACACGCTCTCGGGCGGCAGCGACATCACGCATCCCGCGGGATCGCCCGACGGCGAGCGCCTCGATCTGCGCCAGTACGCGCCCGGCGATCCGATCCGCTTCGTGCTGTGGAGCGTGTTCGCGCGCACCCGCGAGCTCGTGATCCGCACCCCCGAGAAGGCGCTCTCCGCGGCGCGCCGCACGCTCGCGTATCTCGTGACCGGTCCCGCCGACGAGCCCGCGGCGGGCGCGGCGCGCGTCGCGGTCGACGTCGGTGCGCTCGGCGGCGACTGGGCGTTCGGTGCCGACGGAGTCGATGCGCCCGCGACCACGCGCGACGCCGCGCTCGAGGCGCTCGCGAAGAGCGCGTCCGCACCGCACGAGCGCGCGGGCAGCGGGCTCGGCGCGTTCCTCCGCAAGGCGAGCAAGGACGGGGCAGGGCGCGCGGTGGTGTTCGTGCCCGGCAGGCCCGGTCCGTGGCTCGCCGGTGTGGTGCACGCCGCGAAGGAGCTCCCGCTCGACGTCGCCGGCCGCGCGCCGATCGAGTTCGTCGTGTGCACCGACGGAGTCGATCGCGCGAAGCCGCGCTCCGGCCTCGCGAAGCTCGCGCTCCAGGATCGCGAGGAGCGCGAGATCGCGGTCGCGCAGAGCGAGCTCCAGCAGGTCGTCGCCGAGCTCGGCAAGCTGCGCGCGAAGATCGTGATCGTCGATCGCCGCGGCGGTCACGTGCATCCGGCGGCGGGCGCGTGA
- a CDS encoding serine/threonine-protein kinase PknK, with the protein MTASADDATGETLASGRFELLRKLGAGGFGTVYEARDRAREAVVALKVLDRASPTALAQLKREFRELADLAHPNLVRLDELHVAGDRYFFTMERVEGVDVRRWVLGLSDRSEQTTRVAVRGTRGDATEEIDDPEEPPRTRVAPDLDRLRQALVQIVRGLAHLHAQGMLHCDVKPSNVLVDTEHARVVLVDFGLVSDADRTQRARAAAGTPRYMSPEMIAGEPLGPASDLYQVGVIAHELLTGATPFVGPAAQVLAAKVFGPAPRIVDTEGLPEDLVALTEALLARDASERPDAAAVLRALGDDHVVARPARAAFVGRTRELEALGAAASSARSGRAVVVSVRGPSGIGKTRLVERFTSDLVRREARTLVLAARCREQDWLPYKAIDPAMDTLLEWLLELPQAERSAAIGDDEVAALSQVFPSYRELLAGRSSAPPAVSPSERRRALAGALRAVIGRIARARRLVLWIDDAQWADADSARLLADALEGPALPVLVIVSRRGTEIASAFEEVLARDAPGLERRGVEVAPLSRDDARTLVQHLAASAGDTTPLRRLVDVADGNPFLLVELAEQARVDRAVLEETTGAETVLLHRVDRLEPHARAMLETVVTAGKPIARRIAGRIAGVRGDDELAALAALRAARFVTVHVAPGVERIEASHDRVRELTYAALDPMRRRALHGALAVALGESGHVDPETLSFHHERAGDLGAAAREAERAGDLAVRALAFQRAAESYRRALALRDHDGPTRARLLERVGDAHAHAGRAADAARAFTQAAALAPGRAHALDLRRRAAALLLTAGHVEEGLHDLREVLAAVGLTIPSSRAAILARALAARGVLELRGFDFVERPAALVPEEELLAVDAAYSAASGLSLIDTAAGAYFSTLHVERALRAGELSRVARALSLEVPYLAGIGGAGRSPRERRVLELARSLAARTEDAETTARLRFCEGSASFLHAEWAEAARMLELAAIELRAAERGLFHEIVTAEHFTLAALGWLGEWRELTRRLPDVLLRARDAGDLYAETTIATAVGHYTALAADDPRAARATLEDGIGRWPRAGFFIQHYDVLISQTDVDLYESLGRGEDALHRVRASWSALRGSLLRFVQVIRVESDYGLGRVLVAAAASREAGLGRAALLREARSCARSLSREGIPWARGLGALIEAACEITVRDERAAIHALRTAERALSESHCTLLAAAAAWRRAAIEEDARTVAIARERFTAQGIRAPERLVAMMCPGAW; encoded by the coding sequence ATGACCGCGAGCGCCGACGACGCGACGGGCGAGACGCTGGCGAGCGGGCGCTTCGAGCTGCTGCGCAAGCTGGGCGCGGGTGGGTTCGGCACCGTGTACGAGGCGCGCGATCGCGCGCGCGAGGCGGTCGTCGCGCTGAAGGTGCTCGATCGCGCATCGCCTACCGCGCTCGCCCAGCTGAAGCGCGAGTTCCGCGAGCTCGCCGACCTCGCGCACCCGAACCTGGTGCGGCTCGACGAGCTCCACGTCGCCGGAGATCGCTACTTCTTCACGATGGAGCGGGTCGAGGGCGTCGACGTGCGGCGCTGGGTGCTCGGGCTCTCGGATCGCAGCGAGCAGACGACGCGCGTCGCGGTGCGCGGGACGCGCGGCGACGCGACCGAGGAGATCGACGATCCGGAAGAGCCGCCGCGCACGCGCGTCGCGCCCGATCTCGATCGGCTGCGCCAGGCGCTCGTGCAGATCGTGCGCGGCCTCGCGCACCTCCACGCGCAGGGGATGCTGCACTGCGACGTGAAGCCCTCGAACGTGCTGGTCGACACCGAGCACGCGCGCGTGGTGCTCGTCGACTTCGGGCTCGTGAGCGACGCGGATCGCACCCAGCGCGCACGCGCTGCGGCGGGAACGCCGCGCTACATGTCGCCCGAGATGATCGCCGGCGAGCCGCTCGGCCCGGCGAGCGACCTCTATCAAGTCGGGGTGATCGCGCACGAGCTGCTCACGGGCGCGACGCCCTTCGTCGGCCCGGCCGCGCAGGTGCTCGCGGCGAAGGTGTTCGGCCCGGCACCGCGCATCGTCGACACCGAGGGCCTGCCCGAGGATCTCGTCGCGCTCACCGAGGCGCTGCTCGCGCGCGATGCGAGCGAGCGTCCCGACGCCGCGGCAGTGCTGCGCGCGCTGGGCGACGACCACGTGGTGGCGCGTCCGGCGCGTGCCGCGTTCGTCGGGCGCACGCGCGAGCTCGAGGCGCTCGGCGCGGCCGCGTCGTCGGCGCGCTCGGGACGCGCCGTGGTGGTCTCGGTGCGCGGGCCGAGCGGCATCGGCAAGACGCGCCTCGTCGAGCGCTTCACCAGCGATCTCGTGCGGCGCGAGGCGCGCACGCTGGTGCTCGCGGCGCGCTGTCGCGAGCAGGACTGGCTGCCGTACAAGGCGATCGATCCCGCGATGGACACGCTGCTCGAGTGGTTGCTCGAGCTGCCGCAGGCGGAGCGCAGCGCCGCGATCGGCGACGACGAGGTCGCCGCGCTCTCGCAGGTGTTCCCGTCGTATCGCGAGCTGCTCGCGGGGCGCAGCTCCGCACCGCCCGCGGTGAGCCCGAGCGAGCGACGCCGCGCGCTCGCAGGCGCGCTGCGCGCGGTCATCGGCCGCATCGCGCGCGCGCGACGGCTCGTCTTGTGGATCGACGACGCCCAGTGGGCCGATGCCGACAGCGCGCGGCTGCTCGCCGATGCGCTCGAGGGGCCCGCGCTGCCGGTGCTGGTGATCGTCTCGCGCCGTGGCACCGAGATCGCGAGCGCGTTCGAGGAAGTGCTCGCGCGCGACGCGCCCGGCCTCGAGCGACGGGGCGTCGAGGTCGCGCCGCTCTCGCGCGACGACGCGCGCACCCTCGTGCAGCACCTCGCTGCGTCGGCGGGCGACACCACGCCGCTGCGCCGCCTGGTCGACGTCGCCGACGGCAATCCGTTCCTGCTCGTCGAGCTCGCGGAGCAAGCGCGCGTCGATCGCGCGGTGCTCGAGGAGACGACGGGCGCGGAGACGGTGCTGCTCCACCGCGTGGATCGCCTCGAGCCGCATGCGCGCGCGATGCTCGAGACGGTCGTCACCGCGGGCAAGCCGATCGCACGCCGGATCGCCGGTCGGATCGCGGGTGTGCGGGGTGACGACGAGCTCGCCGCGCTCGCCGCGCTGCGCGCCGCGCGCTTCGTCACGGTGCACGTCGCGCCGGGCGTGGAGCGCATCGAGGCCTCGCACGATCGGGTGCGCGAGCTGACCTACGCCGCGCTCGATCCGATGCGCCGTCGCGCGCTGCACGGCGCGCTCGCGGTCGCACTCGGCGAGAGCGGGCACGTCGATCCCGAGACGCTCTCCTTCCATCACGAGCGCGCCGGTGATCTCGGCGCCGCGGCCCGCGAGGCCGAGCGCGCCGGCGATCTCGCGGTGCGCGCCCTCGCGTTCCAGCGCGCCGCGGAGTCCTATCGCCGCGCGCTCGCGCTGCGCGATCACGACGGGCCCACGCGCGCACGCCTGCTCGAGCGCGTCGGCGACGCACACGCCCACGCCGGTCGCGCCGCCGATGCCGCGCGCGCGTTCACGCAGGCCGCCGCGCTCGCGCCCGGCCGTGCCCACGCGCTCGATCTGCGACGCCGCGCCGCCGCGCTCCTGCTCACCGCAGGTCACGTCGAAGAAGGCCTCCACGATCTGCGCGAGGTGCTCGCCGCGGTCGGGCTCACGATCCCCAGCTCGCGCGCCGCGATCCTCGCGCGCGCGCTCGCGGCGCGCGGCGTGCTCGAGCTGCGCGGCTTCGACTTCGTCGAGCGCCCCGCGGCGCTGGTGCCCGAGGAAGAGCTGCTCGCGGTCGACGCGGCGTACTCCGCGGCGTCGGGGCTCTCGCTGATCGACACCGCGGCGGGCGCGTACTTCTCCACGCTGCACGTCGAGCGCGCGCTGCGCGCCGGTGAGCTCTCGCGCGTCGCGCGTGCTCTCTCGCTCGAGGTCCCGTACCTCGCGGGGATCGGAGGCGCGGGTCGCTCGCCGCGCGAGCGCCGCGTCCTCGAGCTCGCGCGCTCGCTCGCGGCGCGCACCGAGGACGCCGAGACCACCGCGCGCCTCCGCTTCTGCGAAGGCTCTGCGTCGTTCCTCCACGCCGAGTGGGCCGAGGCCGCGCGCATGCTCGAGCTCGCCGCGATCGAGCTGCGGGCCGCGGAGCGCGGTCTCTTCCACGAGATCGTCACCGCCGAGCACTTCACGCTCGCCGCGCTCGGGTGGCTCGGCGAGTGGCGCGAGCTCACGCGTCGTCTGCCCGACGTGCTGCTCCGCGCGCGCGACGCCGGCGATCTCTACGCGGAGACCACGATCGCGACCGCGGTCGGCCACTACACCGCGCTCGCCGCGGACGATCCGCGCGCCGCGCGCGCGACGCTCGAGGACGGCATCGGTCGCTGGCCTCGCGCGGGCTTCTTCATCCAGCACTACGACGTGCTCATCTCGCAGACCGACGTCGATCTCTACGAGTCCCTCGGTCGCGGCGAGGACGCGCTGCATCGCGTGCGCGCGAGCTGGAGCGCGCTGCGCGGCTCGCTCCTCCGCTTCGTGCAGGTCATCCGCGTGGAGTCGGACTACGGGCTCGGTCGTGTGCTCGTCGCCGCGGCGGCGTCGCGCGAAGCGGGCCTCGGGCGTGCGGCGTTGCTGCGCGAGGCGCGCTCGTGCGCGCGCTCGCTCTCGCGCGAGGGCATCCCGTGGGCCCGCGGGCTCGGCGCGTTGATCGAGGCCGCGTGCGAGATCACGGTGCGCGACGAGCGCGCCGCGATCCACGCGCTGCGCACGGCCGAGCGCGCGCTGAGCGAGTCGCACTGCACGCTGCTCGCGGCAGCGGCGGCCTGGCGTCGTGCCGCGATCGAAGAGGACGCGCGCACCGTCGCGATCGCGCGCGAGCGCTTCACCGCGCAGGGCATCCGCGCGCCCGAGCGGCTCGTCGCGATGATGTGCCCCGGCGCGTGGTGA
- a CDS encoding ExbD/TolR family protein, which translates to MKRRSRRVRVDPSISGCAWTLLVVCLCVIVWELPFFRATGEVCGCGRIAIDLPRAEHGLDLELAPTLVVPRSGVPTLDGRRADETTIAGELAAQRRNWSVLHPCERFPGTLMIQADRRTEWGALRPLLAIAAREGYPRPQLVVDAEPIDGSDFDWSRFR; encoded by the coding sequence ATGAAGCGGCGATCGCGGCGCGTGCGGGTCGATCCGAGCATCTCGGGCTGTGCGTGGACGCTCCTCGTCGTGTGCCTGTGCGTGATCGTGTGGGAGCTGCCGTTCTTCCGCGCGACCGGTGAGGTGTGCGGGTGCGGGCGGATCGCGATCGATCTCCCGCGCGCCGAGCACGGGCTGGATCTCGAGCTCGCACCGACGTTGGTGGTGCCGCGCTCCGGGGTGCCGACCCTCGACGGACGGCGCGCCGACGAGACGACGATCGCGGGCGAGCTCGCAGCGCAACGACGCAACTGGTCGGTCCTGCATCCCTGCGAGCGATTCCCGGGCACCCTGATGATCCAGGCCGATCGACGAACCGAGTGGGGCGCGCTGCGGCCCCTGCTCGCGATCGCGGCGCGCGAGGGATATCCGCGGCCCCAGCTCGTGGTGGACGCCGAGCCGATCGACGGGAGCGACTTCGATTGGTCGCGCTTCCGGTGA
- a CDS encoding ATP-binding protein, translated as MQRVREGEDDGAGAATDIDARAEQRYRELASYLPDYVCIVDRERRFRWVNRTPPGVPRDAMIGGARVEDYVEPSARARTIEAIERVLETGAPDELELLASGDGVEPRWHRVRVVIAPPENGEPRVMLLTTDVTAQKRAELELRASERRVHEILERLPDYVLELDRDHRIRFVNRTRHDTTEDAVIGKRIDDLAQPDMREEVSQKLERLFATGQDVRWTAQSTVDGGAYVVHAIRMPGEIARALLVAKDVSREQQALSALHDSESRLERALRAGNVALWELDVASGEVQHVGWVGRVLGDQNERLTRARWLGLVHPDDVERMRTAMDALIAGRSDSYEHEYRVQDTRSGAWLHVLSCARLEERATGATVVGTIIDVTAIRLAELERRELERKLEQVQRLESIGLLAGGIAHDFNNLLTVISAGAECARRRAANGQSPDDELQEIVEASQRAASLTQQLLAFGRRSALQLEDVDVPALVSAIASMMQRVLPRSIEVVLGRVEGDAVVRGDLHRLEQVLLNLCVNARDAMASGGRLTLSTNVVDHDVLIEVTDTGVGIPESERLRIFEPFYTTKPVGTATGLGLAVAHGIVRQHGGAIDVVSAPGLGTRMIVRLPRQQGARAMVPAAQPAPRGGHETILVADDEPLVLRMAKRTLEAAGYRVVEATDGAEAVEVFRARGHEIDLVMLDVIMPRLDGWRAHQQIRAIAPDVRVILTSGYSASAIPEHALEERDERTSAVRTRTPPMLAKPYGPDGLLRTVRETLDRDRDGAARARRERDVAPGGRQSP; from the coding sequence ATGCAGCGCGTTCGCGAAGGCGAGGACGACGGCGCCGGCGCCGCGACCGACATCGATGCGCGCGCCGAGCAGCGCTATCGCGAGCTCGCGTCGTACCTGCCGGACTACGTCTGCATCGTCGATCGCGAGCGCCGCTTCCGCTGGGTGAACCGCACACCGCCCGGCGTCCCGCGCGACGCGATGATCGGAGGCGCGCGGGTCGAGGACTACGTCGAGCCCTCGGCGCGCGCGCGCACCATCGAGGCGATCGAGCGCGTGCTCGAGACGGGCGCGCCCGACGAGCTCGAGCTCCTCGCGAGCGGCGACGGCGTGGAGCCGCGCTGGCATCGCGTGCGCGTGGTGATCGCGCCGCCCGAGAACGGCGAGCCGCGCGTCATGTTGCTCACCACCGACGTGACCGCGCAGAAGCGCGCCGAGCTCGAGCTGCGCGCGAGCGAGCGGCGCGTGCACGAGATCCTGGAGCGACTGCCGGACTACGTGCTCGAGCTCGATCGCGACCACCGCATCCGCTTCGTGAACCGCACCCGGCACGACACCACCGAGGACGCGGTGATCGGCAAGCGCATCGACGATCTCGCGCAGCCCGACATGCGCGAAGAGGTCTCGCAGAAGCTCGAGCGTCTCTTCGCGACCGGACAGGACGTGCGCTGGACCGCGCAGAGCACGGTCGATGGTGGCGCGTACGTCGTGCACGCGATCCGCATGCCGGGCGAGATCGCGCGCGCGCTCCTCGTCGCGAAGGACGTCTCGCGCGAGCAGCAGGCGCTCTCGGCGCTGCACGACAGCGAGTCGCGCCTCGAGCGCGCGCTGCGCGCGGGCAACGTCGCGCTGTGGGAGCTCGACGTCGCGAGCGGCGAGGTGCAGCACGTCGGGTGGGTCGGGCGCGTGCTCGGCGATCAGAACGAACGGCTCACGCGCGCACGCTGGCTCGGGCTGGTGCATCCCGACGACGTCGAGCGCATGCGGACCGCGATGGACGCGCTGATCGCCGGGCGCTCCGACAGCTACGAGCACGAGTACCGCGTGCAGGACACGCGCAGCGGCGCGTGGCTGCACGTGCTCAGCTGCGCGCGGCTCGAGGAGCGCGCCACCGGCGCGACCGTGGTGGGCACGATCATCGACGTGACCGCGATCCGTCTCGCGGAGCTCGAGCGGCGCGAGCTCGAGCGCAAGCTCGAGCAGGTGCAGCGGCTCGAGAGCATCGGGCTGCTCGCGGGCGGCATCGCGCACGACTTCAACAACCTGCTCACCGTGATCTCGGCGGGCGCGGAGTGCGCGCGACGACGCGCCGCGAACGGCCAGTCGCCGGACGACGAGCTGCAGGAGATCGTGGAGGCGTCGCAGCGCGCGGCCTCGCTGACCCAGCAGCTGCTCGCGTTCGGGCGGCGGAGCGCGCTGCAGCTCGAGGACGTCGACGTGCCGGCGCTGGTGAGCGCGATCGCGTCGATGATGCAGCGCGTGCTGCCGCGCTCGATCGAGGTGGTGCTCGGGCGCGTCGAGGGCGACGCGGTGGTGCGCGGCGATCTGCACCGGCTCGAGCAGGTGCTGCTCAACCTCTGCGTGAACGCGCGCGACGCGATGGCGTCGGGAGGGCGCCTGACGCTCTCGACGAACGTGGTCGATCACGACGTGCTGATCGAGGTCACCGACACCGGCGTCGGCATCCCGGAGAGCGAGCGACTGCGCATCTTCGAGCCCTTCTACACGACGAAGCCGGTGGGCACGGCGACCGGGCTCGGGCTCGCGGTCGCGCACGGCATCGTGCGACAGCACGGCGGGGCGATCGACGTGGTGAGCGCGCCGGGCCTCGGCACGCGCATGATCGTGCGGCTGCCGCGCCAGCAGGGAGCGCGCGCGATGGTGCCCGCGGCGCAGCCCGCGCCGCGCGGTGGGCACGAGACGATCCTGGTCGCCGACGACGAGCCGCTCGTGCTGCGGATGGCGAAGCGCACGCTGGAGGCCGCGGGCTATCGCGTCGTCGAGGCGACCGACGGCGCGGAAGCGGTCGAGGTCTTCCGGGCGCGCGGGCACGAGATCGATCTCGTGATGCTCGACGTGATCATGCCGCGGCTCGACGGGTGGCGCGCGCACCAGCAGATCCGCGCGATCGCGCCCGACGTGAGGGTGATCCTGACCAGCGGGTACTCGGCGTCGGCGATCCCCGAGCACGCGCTCGAGGAGCGCGACGAGCGCACCTCCGCGGTCCGGACGCGGACCCCTCCGATGCTCGCGAAGCCGTACGGGCCCGATGGGCTCTTGCGCACCGTACGCGAGACGCTCGATCGTGATCGCGACGGAGCCGCGCGCGCTCGGAGGGAACGCGACGTCGCGCCCGGAGGTAGACAGAGCCCGTGA
- a CDS encoding SDR family NAD(P)-dependent oxidoreductase has translation MKQLVITGASRGIGAALARALAPTGCTLVLVARDERALATTRDDVIARGGRAEIVPGDVGSLEGARRLVAALGERLSPGATLVQNAGIWPASRALGPDGLEQAFVTNHLGPLVVQRALLERALLARVLVVSAGLLIKGRFDAARTPSGDDFSAITTYATTKLCFALATRDDAAAHPSVDFLVLHPGVVRTDLGARSGLVGALLSMVKRTWERPETCAARLARIVAREGWSRAGEASWWVLEEPTPWPALCDDEALRASVRETTTRALERGSRPAP, from the coding sequence ATGAAGCAGCTCGTGATCACCGGCGCGTCGCGCGGCATCGGCGCCGCGCTCGCCCGTGCCCTCGCGCCCACCGGATGCACGCTGGTGCTCGTCGCGCGCGACGAGCGCGCGCTCGCGACGACCCGCGACGACGTGATCGCGCGGGGAGGGCGCGCCGAGATCGTTCCCGGCGACGTGGGCTCGCTCGAGGGCGCGCGACGTCTCGTGGCGGCGCTCGGCGAGCGCCTCTCGCCCGGCGCGACGCTGGTGCAGAACGCGGGCATCTGGCCGGCATCGCGCGCGCTCGGCCCCGACGGGCTCGAGCAGGCGTTCGTCACGAACCACCTCGGGCCGCTGGTGGTGCAGCGCGCCTTGCTCGAGCGTGCGCTGCTCGCGCGCGTGCTCGTGGTGAGCGCGGGCCTGCTGATCAAGGGACGCTTCGATGCGGCGCGCACCCCGAGCGGCGACGACTTCTCTGCGATCACGACCTACGCGACCACCAAGCTCTGCTTCGCGCTCGCGACGCGCGACGACGCGGCCGCGCATCCGAGCGTCGACTTCCTCGTGCTCCACCCCGGCGTGGTGCGCACCGATCTCGGCGCGCGGAGCGGGCTCGTCGGCGCGTTGCTCTCGATGGTGAAGCGCACCTGGGAGCGGCCCGAGACCTGCGCCGCGCGGCTCGCGCGCATCGTCGCGCGCGAGGGCTGGTCGCGCGCCGGTGAGGCGTCGTGGTGGGTGCTCGAGGAGCCCACGCCGTGGCCCGCGCTGTGCGACGACGAGGCCCTCCGCGCGTCGGTCCGCGAGACCACGACACGCGCGCTCGAGCGCGGGTCGCGACCCGCTCCGTGA
- a CDS encoding TetR/AcrR family transcriptional regulator: MQEPMRRDGQRRRDAIVEAALALFVERGIAGTGIEDVRRRASASPSSIYHQFDGLPGVVAAVLARIFDELFASLTERVCATRTARTAVIALVDAHLAWVIEHPGEARVMYEGTSMALPAAHASALAEHKAAQLTAIAAHVAPFVERGVLPEWPLPVLDVVLLGTSHEACRRWLAGAPLDPAWMRRTLPKLAWQSLDAR, from the coding sequence GTGCAGGAACCGATGCGCAGGGACGGGCAGCGCCGCCGCGACGCGATCGTCGAGGCTGCGCTCGCGCTCTTCGTGGAGCGCGGCATCGCGGGCACCGGCATCGAGGACGTGCGGCGTCGCGCGTCGGCGAGCCCGAGCAGCATCTATCACCAGTTCGACGGGCTCCCGGGGGTCGTCGCCGCGGTGCTCGCGCGGATCTTCGACGAGCTCTTCGCGTCGCTCACCGAGCGCGTGTGCGCGACCCGCACCGCGCGCACCGCGGTGATTGCGCTCGTCGACGCCCACCTCGCGTGGGTGATCGAGCATCCCGGAGAGGCGCGCGTGATGTACGAGGGCACGTCGATGGCGCTGCCCGCCGCGCACGCGAGCGCGCTCGCCGAGCACAAGGCCGCGCAGCTCACGGCGATCGCGGCGCACGTCGCGCCCTTCGTCGAGCGCGGCGTGCTCCCGGAGTGGCCGCTGCCGGTGCTCGACGTGGTGCTGCTCGGCACGAGCCACGAGGCGTGTCGCCGGTGGCTCGCGGGCGCGCCGCTCGATCCCGCGTGGATGCGCCGCACGCTCCCCAAGCTCGCGTGGCAGAGCCTGGACGCGCGCTGA
- a CDS encoding cupin domain-containing protein gives MPSKNVVIKKGEGDAYWFAGVLMEIKLTGRDSDGQMAVVEMTTPANLGPAAPLHTHPGDETIYVLEGTIRVHVGDDVIDLSAGSQIHIPRDTWEYYENVSSKPARVLVTYSGAASNIDQFFREAGQRATSRDVSAIPKSAPDIAKITQIGKKYGLEVKAVPGARPQAAPPPR, from the coding sequence GTGCCGAGCAAGAACGTGGTGATCAAGAAGGGCGAGGGCGATGCGTACTGGTTCGCCGGTGTCCTCATGGAGATCAAGCTCACCGGCCGCGACAGCGACGGTCAGATGGCGGTCGTCGAGATGACCACGCCGGCCAACCTCGGGCCCGCGGCGCCGCTGCACACGCACCCGGGCGACGAGACGATCTACGTGCTCGAGGGCACGATCCGCGTGCACGTCGGCGACGACGTGATCGACCTGTCCGCGGGCTCGCAGATCCACATCCCGCGCGACACCTGGGAGTACTACGAGAACGTCTCGAGCAAGCCGGCGCGCGTCCTCGTGACGTACTCCGGCGCCGCGTCGAACATCGATCAGTTCTTCCGCGAGGCCGGGCAGCGCGCGACGTCGCGCGACGTCTCCGCGATCCCCAAGAGCGCGCCGGACATCGCGAAGATCACGCAGATCGGGAAGAAGTACGGCCTCGAGGTCAAGGCGGTGCCCGGCGCGCGGCCCCAGGCCGCGCCGCCCCCGCGCTGA